The Onychostoma macrolepis isolate SWU-2019 chromosome 20, ASM1243209v1, whole genome shotgun sequence nucleotide sequence ctgtcgaatattatacatcgtatttttaaacagattgaatattttggaagtgaattctggaaggtgaatatgaattattgaatttttaattatgaaaatgtgtgtgaaatattttgaattgaaatattcacagcttaaataaacaaccatgttaaatttcaggacctaaaaatgcaagccctggaaatacaaggcattaaaatgcaagcactgttaattgcaatgcatcttttttttcgatttgtggaattcagcatgctttatgtttcaaaaactattgtcattattctgcttccatactAAAAGcgctgtattatgcatgccagAGCAGTAGTTGGTAATGTCACTTGGTAAAGAATCACTTGCCTGTGCAAAAACCTATAGACTCAACacataataatacaaatgtgCATGATGTTACCGTATTCCCAAATTAATTTACACGGAGACGCTAAAATGTTACCTTaactttgaaacccattttcaaaagtttgtgttttcaAGCTCCCAAAATCGCATTGTGGTGTAAATGAACAACCAAAATGCataaaagtgtgtttttttttttttttttagtcgaAAACAGCGTTGTGTAAACACCTAATTAGAGGTTCTGTAGTAATAAAACAGAACTGAAAATGTGCCAAACCCTGAACCATTTACTTTCAATAATAACATGCCTCTAGAActattaaatgaataatattcCATCTCATGTGCTATCTAACCATTAAAAGAGTTTTGCTCGAGTGTTTGTAAACAGTGATGCAGCGGAAAATGAGTTTCAGTAAACCCAATTTCACATACCACTAAAGAACAGGAGCTGCCACATGAAACGGTCTGTCTGCGCATATGAGAGTGTTCGTGCGCTTTCGATCTTGCAGCGTGCAATCTCAGGGGTCTGCATGAGAATAGGAAAGGTTATGACAGTGAGGTGAATAATGTGGTTGAAACCAAGCGAGGCAGGAAAAGGCATCACCTTAAAGCCCTCAACCTGCTGCATACCCTTTTGCAAGTCATCGCTGCTAGGCCTTCCTGGAAAAATCAGCCGTTTTTGTCAGTAGCTAGGCGTTGCTCTCATATACCCACTTCTCATCCTATTCATCGTGAAGAATGTTAAAGCATTAGTATTGTAATAAATAGCTCAATATGTACCTTTCTGTGCTCCTTTTCCCCAAAAGTGCTCCCTCCTCCTACTATGTCCCTTGTCATTGCCTGTTTGCATTTGAGGAGTTTCAGCTGCTGCAGCGTAAACTCCCCAACGGCAGAAATTTGCATTACTGCCATGAGCAAAAGCAAAAGTGGATCAAGTTATGATTTAATCAGTCATTTGAGCGGAGATGCCACAAAAATCGTCAAATGGAATATTGTGATCATTTCGCAGACATGACGCTGCAAAAGCCAGTAATTAAAGAACTTACCATAAATGTTGATGTTAGCTTCAAACGATGCACTTGGTTATTGAATTTTGTGAAACATTTTATACTAAAAACTGTTATAttgtaatacaattattatatacaaatatttaattaaatatctaGCCTAAAAAggctttaaataaaatcaactttaactgaaaaataataaaatataaaaaggctgttgctataaaaaaataaataaaaaaaatctgctaAGGCAACATCCCCCATTTTCTGTTTAACTaggtgtactaaaataactaaaattaaaactgaagcaaaaaaataaaataaaatatgggcAGAAATCCAACAAACAAATtacacaaagcaaaaaaaaaaaaaatatatatatatatatatatatatatatatatatatatacacagtatatatttatgtgtgtgtgtgtttgtaagatttcatacatttttacattattacatttttaagaaattactgggtaatataaggtaactaAATGGGTTAAGGTTTGGGTGGTTCAAGGTTAGTACCTAGTTATAACCCagtttttgtaataattttaataagtgCATACATGtggaacaggactgtaaaaaaaaagtgtgaccaaattttcagttttaagaGCAACTATAATTAATCTATACTGAACTCAATGAGCCTTATATAATAACCATGTTTcaattatattgaaatatgtGTTCAAATACACACATCATGACCAGTCATTGTACCATTGTGGGAAATTCAAAACATATACTGCAAGCAACGCCTTTTCCAAGGCATTTCAATGTCATGGATGacaaaaaaaagccaaaaatcTTTTGTTGTAAATTCCGCAGAGGAAACATTGGCTTATTTGACAACTGACGTGTGCAGTAGTTGCATCAGTTTTCTTACTTCACCTCACAGGTATGGGAAACCCTGTCTGCCGTGTGAGCAAATGTAGCCAATGGTGCTAGAAGTCACACAAATGCATTCTGAATGAGTAAGACATCACCACTGCTGCTTGGTAACAACGCTCATCTCTTGCTCAGTTTCCCAGAAGTGTTGCTTGCTAAGCAGTTCTTGCTGCTGATGTATGAGGGGTTTTGGGGTCGGACCGTGGGCAGCAGCGCAAAGCCCTAGTTCTCTTACCAAACTGTAGgaaaaattatgtattttttggtgaacatagacatctttctgtctctctctgacTCAGCATCTTTGCACATACTGAACTTTTAAAAGTCTCACAGTCATTCTAATCAGGGCTGTTGTGGTGCACGCATTATCAAAACTCATGTCAATCTGAAACTTTGGGGTTAGTATAGCAATACTCTCACATAAATGGTTCTGTACACTTTTAAGCTCATCAAAGAGCATTTTTCAGCGAATTGGATTCTTGAATTGACTTCATGGtgctttaatgattttttaaaaaggccGTTCTTGAACTGTTACATTAACGGGTCTTCAGatcagtgttttgttttctgtattttttaaagcaCCAGTACATGACTTATTTTGTCAAGTACAAGTGAATTTAATGCGAACAGAATGTTTGTTATGTCACTTAAAATGTGGCAACAACCTGCAAAAACCTTTGTGGTTGAAATTGAAACTTTATAGATCCCGAAGATGTACTTAACAGTAAACAGTTCATATTTTGTTTCTGACAAGTTATCACTTACATCCCATTCGGTATTCTACTCTAACCACACATCAACCATTTTCGTTCTCTTCTTAACACATTCATAGCCGGAATAAACAAGGTTAAGACAAACAGtataaacacatgaacacaggTGATTTACAGCTTTCAGGTTTCACTCGAAAATGTTTGCTTTCAAGTTTCACTTTCATGCATcagatatattttgaatatcaaatgttaaagggatagtccacccaaaaattaaaattctgtcatcaattactcactctcaaacTCATaagttcatcttcggaacacagattaagatatttttaatgtttctgtctCTCCATTGAAAGACCAGGTAACCAAAGCTTAAAAAGATCCATAAAACAAATCCATATTAATTGAGTGGTTTAATCCAAGCCTCTTTATTTGATGAACAGAGTAAATataggcttttatttacatataaaacacacaaacatacagcaaaTCCCTCACTGGTTCTTGTGTGTgcaaattaaatctgttcatccataaaaaaacatatttaagcTGGTCGATTCCGTTTTTGGTTACCTGGACTTTCAATGGAGGGACATAAACctttcagatttcattaaaaatatcctcATTTGTGTTTCCGAAGATCTTCCAAAGTCTtatgagtttggaacaacatgatggtgagtaaatgatgacacttTTCATTTATgagtaaactatccctttaaatgtgcaGCACCATGTATTCAActgaaaacataataataataataataataataataataaaataactatgtTTCATCAGCTAATGAGcataatgatatttaataatttcacaAACTGAAGTTTCATTTCACTAAACTAGATCTCCTCATCGGAGGACGACGAGTAGCAGCCGAGTCCTAGTAAATGTTCAGTTTTACTCTGGGCTGTTTCAGCACTGGGGGGCTGACATGTTGCTTCTTTTGCTGCTGTCTGTGCTAGCGGGAGGCAGTGGAGGTTGGGCAGACCGGTGAGCAGCACTCGTGTCAGTGTACCGGTGTCCTGCTGCTGTGCGGCGAGAGCCACACGTGAACTGGCCACTGCCACAGCGAGTCGGGACTGATCGAAGCACAGCGGGAGGTCCTGGTCTGGGGGGTCAGAGGCTTGGGTGGTAGCAGGAGCTGATGGGGTGCGTAGTTCTTGTATATTACTGCGAGATATGTGGTTTCCTGCTTCCTCTGGGTTGTTGTCCTCATTAAcatcctcttcctctctgcAAGGGCCGCTTGGGCTGTAGAGGCACAGTTTTTTAgctaagaaaaacaaaacaaaacaaaatgatgaCTACATGTATATGCAAATCATTTTCCTATTTAGGTTTATACTGTATTAAGGTCCACATTAATTCTGATGTTGACATGTTTTACATTATCCACAGATTCTTGAATATCCCTGGACACATATAATCGGCATATGTAATGACACCATGACAAATGTAAGTCATGACGTttcttttaaaggaatagtccacccaaaaataaaaacttgatgatttactcaccctcaggtcattcAAGACGTAGATGAGTTGTGAAGTGATggcttgtgaagtgaaaagtgtgtttgtaataaacaaatacatcatTAGGGCTTTTTTAATTTCAGACGAGTCccctatccataatattgctttatcCAGGATAAAAAAggttgtcttgtctgaatcagaagagaaatatatacagatcaagcactgttatATAAGCAAAAACACTCCAAACTTGTTCTAATTAAGAAATATGATGGAGGATTTTGGTGTGAGAGGACAAAAGGGGATTTTCACTAGAGGAACAGCTCTGCTCACAGCGACCCATTTTGgtgcatgtccctttaaatgataatgagctACTGTTCACCCTAGCCCTCTCTTCCTTTAAAGTCACCATTCTTATTCATGCAGTTATAACGgctcaaaaattattttaaataaatttgtaaatgaCTTATTAGTAATTAACAAACACCTTTATAAACCCTCTACAAAGGcaaccttaaaggggtcatatgatgcgatttcaagttttcctttctctttggagtgttacaagctgttcgtgcatagataagatccctgaagttgcaaagaccaAAGTCTCCAAACCAAAGCGAGattctttatcaaagttaagactctgccacgcccccctaaaacggctcattcaaacacgccccaacatgtctacgtcacgatgtggtaatatttgcgtaatgctgCCCAAATGTTcacacaaagaaagaaggcgtggtttcagtaaccgcagtagtgttgatgcaggcATGACAGGGaggcgaaagcaaaagcactttatttggccttccgaaagtagtGCAATTAGaaatcattaagattatttacaacagaacagcaacgcattttatggacgacagtttcgtgaacctaggagaggaggtaattctgactttgctatgacaatctggcgcttctgaatcagcgtctgtaagtatgttttgttattagtctAAGTACTTGCTATTGAttgtatgagagagagagcgcgaaAGAGAGGGTcacacatcacagtggagtcatCTTTTTTAATCGCGGCTTGTGTGCAAATACAGtacatacgagcatcatcactTTGTCTGTCACGTGACTCTGTTCCCCTTTTGGGCTTGAattgatggtaaaactaaggacattattaacatttattttgaaagctgaagctcacgattatggtaaggggcgttacatttccgacgaGTGCTtatggtgttcggccaatcacaatgcactgtgtcagctggccaatcagagcagactgcgcttgtGGGAAGGAGGGACGTTGTAGAAAACAAcgtgtttgagagaggcggggcatagaggacctacagtacaataatgtacagtattttaaaaataatgtgttttttgaacattaaagcatgtcaacatattctgttacaccaaataatgatctttaaaaaagcatcatatgacccctttaaaaaaaaaagcactgggtggatttttatcattatagagtggttgtgtacacacactgccaacacacatttcagttcaaacaacatgtaaaagtgaatttggCACCCGAGGTcccatttaaagttaaaacgccttagtgatggatttgtttcttacaaacacgcagcttttcacttcacaagttGTAAATCAACGGACTGGATTACAGtggtttattgtttttatcagctgtttggactctcattctgacggcacccattcactgcagagcatccattggtaagcaagtgatgtaatgctaaatttgtccaaatctgttgaagaaacaaactcatctacattttggatggcctgagggtgagtacattttcaaaaaatgttcatttttgggtgaactattcctttaaacagaTAATGTTGGCATTGTCAAACAAAGACTGGTACTATAACAGCATAAACTGACAGGTGTTTTGATTGCTGACTGGATCCTGCCTCCTCTTGGCATATGCTCGAGGTTCCCAAGGCTTGTGTTTGCAGGTAGGGTCCAGAGAGCGTAGTTTCTTTAGGAAGCGTTTGTATTCGGTCTCCAGTTCCTCAATATGCAGACGGAACTCATCTATCTTCCTCTCTGGGTAGTGAGATAACTGCGACTGCTTCAAAATACAGATGCAAAGCTGTAAATATTCACAACTATTATCAGCTATCAACAGATAAAAGTCATCTCCTACCCAAATGCATGAGACTCATGATCAAATAAACCACACATTCCGTTTTAGGGTTGTGCATGACATGCAGTGAATGTGCAAGATTAGCATCAAACACTGAGGCTGTACTGGTACACCCACAAGGTTAATCTAATATAACTGATAtagtacactcttaaaagtgCTGGGTTATTTCTGTAAACACATTGTTGGGTTAATTGTGCTGGGTCATAATTCTGGGTTGTTTGAGGTACTGTAAACACATAGTTGGGTTGTTAGTGCTGGGTCAAATGACTGCAAGGGGTTCTTTCACCACTGAACTTcgttcgattgcttcagtctgttgtgctgctgagaggtttgtgtttgtagctccgtgtaccttcgctttttattgaatctctaccttactttcaatcccttttgtctaaagtgataatatataacttaattcccaccatatttctggtgttatctttcaaactaatctaactaatttgatcgttcgcctttaaaaaccgcgagtgcagcttgttagcccgttagcttgtcactcgcggttccatttgcatttctattcgcgcctattattattttatttgctccgtttttcacgagctcatcaaacaacagtggtaagtggtaagttaagttggtatcattcatcaatcacggtgagtaatggcttcttctcctacTATTGttatttgcactgtttgccacatgtatagtttatctgtctctgtcagcagcgagggattcacatgtgataaatgcaaggaaatagttaggctgacagagaaggttttagaactagagacacgcatccaaactttaattgaggacagtaagaatgtgagggctgtagatactgctttggatgcgactagctcagggagtcctgtacattgttcggtttcggttgagcccg carries:
- the si:dkey-86e18.1 gene encoding uncharacterized protein si:dkey-86e18.1 isoform X2; this encodes MARNEEKQFGKLNRLWLQKEREEGRIKDVNVSRPKLATLNSVAAVKKWMPSIKKEIEYYLQSQLSHYPERKIDEFRLHIEELETEYKRFLKKLRSLDPTCKHKPWEPRAYAKRRQDPVSNQNTSKKLCLYSPSGPCREEEDVNEDNNPEEAGNHISRSNIQELRTPSAPATTQASDPPDQDLPLCFDQSRLAVAVASSRVALAAQQQDTGTLTRVLLTGLPNLHCLPLAQTAAKEATCQPPSAETAQSKTEHLLGLGCYSSSSDEEI
- the si:dkey-86e18.1 gene encoding uncharacterized protein si:dkey-86e18.1 isoform X1, with protein sequence MARNEEKQFGKLNRLWLQKEREEGRIKDVNVSRPKLATLNSVAAVKKWMPSIKKEIEYYLQQSQLSHYPERKIDEFRLHIEELETEYKRFLKKLRSLDPTCKHKPWEPRAYAKRRQDPVSNQNTSKKLCLYSPSGPCREEEDVNEDNNPEEAGNHISRSNIQELRTPSAPATTQASDPPDQDLPLCFDQSRLAVAVASSRVALAAQQQDTGTLTRVLLTGLPNLHCLPLAQTAAKEATCQPPSAETAQSKTEHLLGLGCYSSSSDEEI